The proteins below come from a single Bacteroidia bacterium genomic window:
- the dapF gene encoding diaminopimelate epimerase, whose translation MYISFFKYQGTGNDFIIIDNRKFEFKAEASLIADLCDRRFGIGADGLILLQSEPGYDFRMIYYNSDGKESTMCGNGGRCIVYFAQKLGIIQNEAKFLAIDGEHTAIIRHQEERTAFVGLQMKDVSGIEKVGNDWVLDTGSPHYVQFVEQVSTFQVDTEGRAIRQSQPFLEKGINVNFVEKKNSRLQIRTYERGVEAETLSCGTGVTASALVAHFAGLISQTDIAIKTPGGELEVSFESNTKGHYSNVWLSGEVGLVFSGQIEI comes from the coding sequence ATGTATATATCCTTCTTCAAATACCAAGGCACCGGAAATGATTTTATTATCATTGATAATCGTAAGTTCGAATTCAAAGCAGAGGCTTCCCTGATAGCCGATTTATGCGATCGTCGGTTTGGAATCGGAGCGGATGGTCTTATTTTGCTTCAATCAGAACCGGGATATGATTTTCGTATGATTTATTACAATTCGGACGGAAAAGAAAGTACCATGTGTGGCAACGGAGGAAGATGTATTGTCTATTTCGCCCAAAAGTTGGGTATTATTCAAAATGAGGCAAAATTCCTGGCTATTGATGGGGAGCATACTGCCATAATCCGTCACCAGGAAGAACGCACTGCATTTGTTGGGCTCCAAATGAAGGATGTAAGTGGTATTGAAAAAGTAGGAAATGATTGGGTCTTGGATACCGGTTCACCACATTATGTGCAGTTCGTTGAACAGGTTTCTACCTTTCAGGTTGATACGGAGGGTAGGGCTATTCGTCAATCTCAACCCTTCTTGGAAAAAGGGATTAATGTGAATTTCGTTGAAAAGAAAAACTCCAGGCTTCAAATTAGAACGTATGAACGAGGGGTTGAAGCAGAAACCTTGTCTTGTGGAACAGGTGTTACAGCCTCCGCATTGGTAGCACATTTTGCAGGGTTAATCAGCCAAACGGATATTGCTATTAAAACACCGGGAGGTGAATTGGAGGTTTCTTTTGAGTCAAATACCAAAGGTCATTATTCCAACGTTTGGCTGAGTGGTGAAGTTGGCTTGGTGTTTTCGGGCCAAATTGAAATTTAA